In one Bosea sp. RAC05 genomic region, the following are encoded:
- a CDS encoding beta-ketoacyl-ACP synthase, protein MSAKPASAKTPATAHRDSKGRPVVAVTGLGIVTSLGQGKDANWDALTAGRSGIHAIERFPTQGLRTTIGGTVDFLFDGPFSAPQLSEKLAMLAAEEAVGQSGIGRPGDFPGELFMAVPPVEMEWPQKQELAATLEGDVDYRGLLSAAASLRFKAMHEMFLFGTVADHVADAFGTKGSPISLSTACSSGATAIQMGVEAIRRGETQAALCIGTDGSIHAEALIRFSLLSALSTQNDPPEAAAKPFSKNRDGFVMGEGAGALVLEDYDHALARGATILGIVAGCGERGDGFHRTRSSPDGKPAILAMQDALADAGLSPDDVDYINAHGTSTPENDKMEAMSCAAVFGERMARLPMSSNKSMIGHTLTAAGAVEAVISFLTIAHGRIPPTINYVTPDPAIALDVVPNVARDARVRTVLSNSFGFGGQNTSLVLTAEPTRS, encoded by the coding sequence ATGAGCGCCAAGCCCGCCTCTGCCAAGACCCCAGCCACCGCCCACCGCGATTCCAAGGGCCGACCCGTCGTCGCCGTCACCGGGCTGGGCATTGTCACCTCGCTCGGCCAGGGCAAGGACGCGAACTGGGACGCGCTCACCGCCGGCCGCTCGGGCATCCATGCCATCGAGCGCTTCCCGACGCAGGGGCTGCGCACCACGATCGGCGGAACGGTCGATTTCCTCTTCGACGGCCCCTTCTCCGCTCCGCAGCTCTCCGAAAAGCTCGCCATGCTGGCGGCCGAGGAGGCTGTCGGCCAGAGCGGCATCGGCCGGCCGGGCGACTTCCCGGGTGAGCTCTTCATGGCGGTGCCTCCCGTCGAGATGGAGTGGCCGCAGAAGCAGGAGCTCGCCGCGACGCTGGAGGGCGACGTCGACTATCGCGGCCTGCTCAGCGCCGCCGCCTCGCTGCGCTTCAAGGCGATGCACGAGATGTTCCTGTTCGGCACCGTCGCCGACCATGTCGCCGATGCTTTCGGGACAAAAGGCTCGCCGATCTCGCTCTCGACCGCCTGCTCCTCGGGCGCCACCGCGATCCAGATGGGTGTCGAGGCGATCCGCCGCGGCGAAACGCAGGCCGCGCTCTGCATCGGCACCGACGGCTCGATCCATGCCGAGGCGCTGATCCGCTTCTCGCTGCTCTCGGCGCTCTCGACCCAGAACGACCCGCCCGAAGCCGCCGCCAAACCCTTCTCCAAGAACCGCGACGGCTTCGTCATGGGCGAAGGCGCGGGCGCGCTGGTGCTGGAGGACTACGACCACGCCCTGGCGCGCGGGGCGACCATCCTCGGCATCGTCGCCGGCTGCGGCGAGCGCGGCGACGGCTTCCACCGCACCCGCTCTAGCCCGGACGGCAAGCCCGCCATCCTCGCCATGCAGGATGCGCTGGCCGATGCCGGCCTGAGCCCCGACGACGTCGACTACATCAACGCCCACGGCACCTCGACGCCGGAGAACGACAAGATGGAGGCGATGAGCTGCGCTGCCGTCTTCGGCGAGCGCATGGCGCGCCTGCCGATGTCGTCCAACAAGTCGATGATCGGCCACACGCTGACGGCGGCCGGCGCAGTCGAGGCGGTGATCTCCTTCCTCACCATCGCGCATGGTCGCATCCCGCCGACGATCAACTATGTCACGCCCGATCCCGCGATCGCGCTCGATGTGGTGCCCAACGTCGCCCGCGACGCCCGGGTGCGGACGGTGCTGTCGAACTCCTTCGGCTTCGGCGGGCAGAACACCAGCCTCGTCCTGACCGCGGAGCCCACCCGCTCATGA
- a CDS encoding 3-hydroxyacyl-ACP dehydratase FabZ family protein — MRLEYFDMIDRVVAFEPGEKRITTRSTVPAADASPVFEGHFPGHPLVPGVLLTETMAQASGYLLLALNGLTQMPFLMTVDKARFRTFVEPDAVLDIAAELVIEGSGYAATKARIAIDGKPICDAELRFRLMPFPADMRSLMEARLAAIGLVPEQARS; from the coding sequence ATGCGCCTCGAATACTTCGACATGATCGACCGCGTCGTCGCCTTCGAGCCGGGCGAGAAGCGGATCACGACGCGCTCGACCGTGCCGGCAGCCGATGCCAGCCCCGTCTTCGAGGGCCATTTTCCCGGCCATCCGCTCGTGCCCGGCGTGCTCCTGACCGAGACGATGGCGCAGGCGTCGGGCTATCTGCTGCTCGCCCTCAACGGGCTGACGCAGATGCCCTTCCTGATGACCGTCGACAAGGCCCGCTTTCGCACCTTCGTCGAGCCGGACGCCGTGCTCGACATCGCCGCCGAACTCGTCATCGAGGGCTCGGGCTATGCCGCGACCAAGGCGCGCATCGCCATCGACGGCAAGCCGATCTGCGATGCGGAACTGCGCTTCCGCCTGATGCCCTTCCCCGCCGACATGCGCAGCCTGATGGAGGCACGCCTGGCCGCCATCGGCCTCGTTCCGGAACAGGCCCGATCATGA
- a CDS encoding methyl-accepting chemotaxis protein: MVSLKTRFALLCLFLAVITSAVAGIGIHSSSRMGSAIDDLANSATAIRNHTIGDMLHDGLRADVYAALIRSDAGQDGAETIAETRTHAQEFSERIAATKAIVSSPQTLARLQALDEPLKNYIAQAVTLVELAFRDRKAALAGMALFDERFEALETSMKEAGDALEAEALAAQTGAGSARQLAAGVAIAGLIIALLTAMGLYAAVLRSIIRPIAEIVATMRQRGSDAMAAVIPHRDRRDEIGEMARTIGSYQDVLAGRAAEERLRRDEDLRASQRQAEAFAETAQQIRRAVDAAVHGDFSQRVDPGAQQGEMTALVTGINQINVAIDGATTTFADILEAIAEGDLTRSVSADYSGKLGSVSASINGMVEKLAMTVSVIKQTAREVAAAAEEIKAGAENLSTRTEEQASSLEETAATTEQLAASVKASANASRQAVDLAENATRVARNGGAIVTDAIGAMNRIEQASGKITDITSVIDGIAFQTNLLALNAAVEAARAGDAGKGFAVVASEVRALAQQSADAAKSISGLISDTTQEVAAGVKLVRSAGEVLGEIVEATQKVAGTVTEVAAASGEQSNGIDEMSQTVARMDEMTQQNAALAEESAASAVLLGRKIAELDALVAAFRTAGVARAAVRPAAAVPLRLAG; this comes from the coding sequence GTGGTTTCGCTGAAAACGCGCTTTGCCTTGCTATGCCTGTTTCTGGCCGTCATCACGAGCGCTGTGGCGGGCATCGGGATCCACTCCTCGTCGCGCATGGGCTCGGCCATCGACGACCTCGCCAATTCCGCGACCGCCATCCGCAACCACACCATCGGCGACATGCTGCATGACGGTTTGCGCGCCGATGTCTATGCGGCGCTGATCCGCTCGGACGCCGGGCAGGACGGTGCCGAGACCATCGCCGAGACGCGCACCCACGCCCAGGAGTTCTCCGAACGGATCGCCGCCACAAAGGCGATCGTGAGTTCGCCCCAGACGCTCGCGCGGCTGCAGGCGCTGGACGAGCCCCTGAAGAACTACATCGCCCAGGCGGTGACGCTGGTCGAACTCGCCTTCAGGGACCGCAAGGCGGCGCTCGCGGGCATGGCCCTGTTCGACGAGCGCTTTGAGGCGCTCGAAACCTCGATGAAGGAGGCGGGCGATGCGCTGGAGGCGGAGGCGCTGGCGGCGCAGACCGGCGCGGGCAGCGCCCGCCAGCTCGCCGCCGGCGTTGCGATCGCGGGACTGATCATCGCGCTGCTGACGGCCATGGGTCTCTATGCCGCGGTGCTGCGCAGCATCATCAGGCCGATCGCGGAGATCGTCGCGACGATGCGGCAGCGCGGTTCGGACGCGATGGCGGCCGTGATCCCCCATCGCGACCGGCGCGACGAGATCGGCGAGATGGCCCGCACCATCGGCTCCTATCAGGACGTACTGGCCGGGCGTGCGGCCGAGGAGCGGCTGCGGCGCGACGAGGACCTGCGGGCCTCGCAGCGCCAGGCCGAGGCCTTCGCCGAAACCGCACAGCAGATCAGGCGGGCGGTCGATGCGGCGGTCCATGGCGATTTCAGCCAGCGCGTCGACCCCGGGGCGCAGCAGGGCGAGATGACGGCACTGGTGACCGGGATCAACCAGATCAATGTCGCGATCGACGGCGCGACGACGACCTTCGCGGATATCCTGGAAGCCATCGCCGAGGGCGACCTGACCCGCAGCGTCAGCGCCGACTATTCGGGCAAGCTCGGCTCGGTGAGCGCATCGATCAACGGGATGGTCGAGAAGCTCGCCATGACGGTGAGCGTGATCAAGCAGACGGCGCGCGAGGTCGCGGCGGCCGCCGAAGAGATCAAGGCGGGGGCGGAGAACCTGTCGACCCGCACGGAAGAGCAGGCCTCGTCGCTGGAAGAGACCGCGGCCACCACCGAGCAACTCGCGGCCTCGGTGAAGGCCTCGGCCAATGCCTCGCGCCAGGCGGTCGATCTCGCCGAGAACGCAACGCGGGTCGCCCGCAATGGCGGGGCGATCGTGACCGACGCGATCGGCGCGATGAACCGCATCGAGCAGGCCAGCGGCAAGATCACCGACATCACCTCGGTCATCGACGGCATTGCCTTCCAGACCAATCTGCTGGCGCTGAACGCGGCGGTCGAGGCTGCGAGGGCGGGCGATGCCGGCAAGGGCTTCGCGGTCGTGGCTTCCGAGGTCCGGGCGCTGGCGCAGCAATCCGCGGATGCGGCCAAGAGCATCTCCGGCCTGATCAGCGACACCACGCAGGAGGTGGCTGCCGGGGTCAAGCTCGTGCGGAGCGCGGGCGAGGTGCTGGGCGAGATCGTCGAGGCGACCCAGAAGGTGGCCGGCACGGTGACGGAGGTCGCCGCCGCCTCGGGCGAACAGTCGAACGGCATCGACGAGATGAGCCAGACCGTCGCGCGGATGGACGAGATGACGCAGCAGAACGCGGCGCTGGCCGAGGAAAGCGCGGCTTCCGCCGTCCTGCTCGGACGCAAGATCGCGGAACTCGATGCGCTGGTGGCCGCGTTCCGCACCGCGGGCGTCGCCCGGGCCGCGGTCCGTCCGGCGGCTGCCGTGCCGCTGCGCCTGGCGGGTTGA
- a CDS encoding beta-ketoacyl-ACP synthase: MKHGVVITGIGLASSLGEGIDTHADALAAMAAPVVDATSFAPYPVHPLKALELDRQIPKKSDQRQMEPWQRLGVYAAGLALDGAGLKDDAAAKAVLQVIVAAGGGERDHAVDSAILTGLRGANAPGAFLNERLMGDLRPTLFLAQLSNLLAGNIGIVHGITGASRTFMGEEQAGVDAVRTAHARIAAGQAEIMLVGGSYNAERQDMLLLFELGGYLRKGDFAPVFERQAAPGLITGSASAFLVLESAERAAARGATVLARLDAVVATRSKRQPGAVEAALRGLLADLGPIAPGALAVSAATGVAGITAEEAAALATLPQARRVAAGDLLGHAVEAAFPVSVALAAAALSKGQAREAVVTGAGHWRGEGAARLVAL; the protein is encoded by the coding sequence ATGAAGCACGGCGTCGTCATCACCGGCATCGGCCTCGCCTCCAGCCTGGGCGAGGGCATCGACACCCATGCGGACGCGCTGGCGGCCATGGCCGCGCCCGTCGTCGACGCGACGAGCTTCGCGCCCTATCCGGTTCATCCGCTGAAAGCCCTCGAACTCGACCGGCAGATCCCCAAGAAGTCCGACCAGCGCCAGATGGAGCCCTGGCAGCGCCTCGGCGTCTATGCCGCCGGCCTCGCGCTCGACGGCGCGGGGCTGAAGGACGATGCCGCGGCCAAGGCGGTGCTCCAGGTTATCGTCGCCGCCGGCGGCGGCGAGCGCGACCATGCCGTCGACAGCGCCATCCTCACCGGTCTGCGTGGCGCCAACGCGCCCGGCGCCTTCCTCAACGAGCGGCTGATGGGCGACCTGCGCCCGACGCTGTTCCTGGCCCAGCTCTCCAACCTGCTCGCCGGCAATATCGGCATCGTCCACGGCATCACCGGTGCCTCGCGCACCTTCATGGGCGAGGAGCAGGCCGGGGTCGACGCGGTCCGCACCGCCCATGCCCGCATCGCCGCGGGCCAGGCCGAAATCATGCTGGTCGGCGGTTCCTACAATGCCGAGCGGCAGGACATGCTGCTGCTGTTCGAGCTCGGCGGCTATCTGCGCAAGGGCGATTTCGCCCCCGTCTTCGAGCGGCAGGCCGCACCGGGCCTGATCACGGGCAGCGCCTCGGCCTTCCTCGTGCTGGAATCGGCCGAGCGCGCGGCCGCCCGCGGCGCCACCGTCCTGGCCCGGCTCGACGCCGTCGTCGCGACCCGCTCGAAGCGCCAGCCCGGCGCGGTCGAGGCGGCGCTGCGCGGCCTGCTCGCCGATCTCGGCCCCATCGCCCCCGGCGCGCTCGCCGTCTCGGCCGCCACCGGCGTCGCCGGCATCACCGCCGAGGAGGCGGCTGCGCTGGCGACCCTGCCGCAGGCGCGCCGCGTCGCGGCCGGTGATCTGCTCGGCCACGCGGTCGAGGCCGCCTTCCCCGTCTCGGTCGCGCTCGCCGCCGCCGCCCTGTCGAAGGGCCAGGCGCGCGAGGCCGTCGTCACCGGCGCCGGCCATTGGCGCGGCGAAGGCGCCGCCCGCCTGGTGGCCCTGTGA
- a CDS encoding acyl carrier protein — protein sequence MSATFETVAGIISETCDIPREKIAPESHAIDDLGIDSLAFLDIAFAIDKAFGIKLPLEQWTQEVNEGKAPAEQYFVLENLCKRIDDLVAAKAA from the coding sequence ATGTCCGCCACGTTCGAGACGGTCGCCGGAATCATTTCGGAGACCTGCGACATTCCGCGCGAGAAGATCGCGCCCGAAAGCCACGCCATCGACGATCTCGGCATCGACTCGCTGGCCTTCCTCGACATCGCCTTCGCGATCGACAAGGCCTTTGGCATCAAGCTCCCGCTCGAGCAGTGGACGCAGGAAGTCAACGAGGGCAAGGCGCCCGCCGAGCAGTATTTCGTGCTCGAAAACCTCTGCAAGCGCATCGACGACCTCGTCGCCGCCAAGGCGGCCTGA